From the Syngnathus typhle isolate RoL2023-S1 ecotype Sweden linkage group LG22, RoL_Styp_1.0, whole genome shotgun sequence genome, the window GTTTAGCCCTTTTACATGCCAATAAAGTAAGCTGCTTCTGTTTAAAAGCTTCTAATCTGTCCTGGGCCTCTAATCACATCCAATTATAGCTCGAACGCGTCACGACCGATGAATGGGCGAATTTTAAAAAGAGAGAGACAAATGAGCCAGCTGTAAAATGTGTAcaattaaaatacaataaattaaCTGGTTAcacgatttaagaaataaagatTTCTTGAATGTCTTTTTTAATGTGGAATTGCTTATTTTAGTGCAGGACTCTTCATAATGTAAATGTTTAGTGAGCTAACAAGCTAGCTGGGAGGGAAGAAACACGAGGGTTGGTTTAAAAAGTCACTCAATCGATTGACATACCGTGCAGCATCTCCACAACTGTGAGGTTGAAAAGCTCCTGGAGGGCACGTAGACGCAGCTTACCATCACAAAGCAGCATCGGACGCCGTTCGTCAATAAACACGTTTTCAGACAGCTGCTTCTGCAGGACCCAAAAAGTACACAAATCAAGTGCTGCTTCCAACCCTGACTTCCACAGTGTCTACTAGAAAATACTGAACGTACCTGGCATGTAACGTTGAGGTATGGGGGCTCGGCGGCGGCTGGGTAGGAGCTTGAAACCTTCTTGCCATTTTGGGTGTACTCTCGGATCTCGCCCAGGCACTGCTGTACGTCTGCAAAGCGAGTGAACAGCCGCTCCATGTTGGAGACCAAATGCTCCAAGGCTCTCTCCCTGGAGGATCCGCCTGGTGGGGGCACCGTTGGCTCTGGTACCACCTCCGGTCGAGGTGATCCGGCCCGGCTGGAGTCCCTGCTGGTCTGGCCCGCCAATGCCATGTGGCTGACGTCCAAGTTTTCCACCATGATGGAGGAGGTTCtttcagaggaggaggagaagtccACGGAGCTTGCCACAGGGCTAGGCTCTGGGCTCCTCACCTCTTCTACCATCCTGCGTCTGTTCCTGGGTGAGCGGGGGAGAATTCCCGCCCCAGGCAGAACCAAGTCCTTCATCCCCAGCAGCTCCCTGTCCTCCTTGGGCAGGTGCTCGGACTGACTTCTAATCCGTGACAAATTAGAAGTAGGCTCTGCGTTGAGAAGGGGGGGGGCACCCTCACCATCCAACTTTTTGGTTACCAAGCGCAGGATGTACTTTTCCGTGTTGGAGGATGGGAGGAAGGCAGGGTCAATGGACTTCTGCTGGCCCACCATCATTAGCAGCACCTTGTCGCTAAGGAAACAGACCCCCTTGAGCCTGTCGGTGGCTTGCAGCGAGATCTGATGGATATTGGGCATGGCCGACGCCGTGATATGGTACACCAGCACCATATTGCAGGTGTTAGATGCTACAGCCACAGTGGATGCGCGCGGGTCAAAAGCCACCAAATCCGGCACCAGGATTCCCGGTATGCTGACTTTACGGGTGGTGACCACTTTGCGGTCGTACGTAATCAGTACGAGGTGTGAGGAGTCCTGACCAGAACCCGTCACCCCATCCTTGCGCTTCAGGTGGATAAGCGGACAGGGGTCCGAGCGCCGGTGCCTGGCCAGGAGGTGCGTCAGGTCCAGAGGCCCAGAGGTGGGTGTATGAGGCCTGTCAGAAAGGTCAAACGACAGCCGTCTGGAATCGTGACAAAGGTCGTTTTCCGGCGTCTGGACTCGCGAGGGCTCCACCTCAAAGGCCATGCCGGCATTCAACCCGCATAGCTTCTCCAAGGGCAGCTCTGTCGCCACGGCAACCTGCGAGTCTCCCGTTGCCTCTATGGCACAGATGTAGCCCCCCACGTCAAAAATGGGGCAGAAGGAGCAGGCCACCAGGCTTTTGTGGATGTCGTTCCAGATGTAGGAGTGGAGCGAGGTGCCGATTGCCACCACTAACCGGGTTCCGTCTTTAGTCCAACATGCGCAGTGGATCAGACCGCTACCCTTAATATTCGCCTTGGTCCTCCTGTTGTCCACCCGTACGGCGAATAGCACTGAGGCGTCCCGCTTGGTTAGGAGGGCCAGAATGTCCAGTTTGGGGTGCCAGACGCAGCCCTGCGCAAGCAACGGGAAGGGCTCGCTCATCTCGCAGGTCTGCGTGCACAGCAGCTTGTTATGTTCCAACGCGCTTAGCTGCAACTGCCAAACGCTGACGTGCTTCTTATGCTGCACGGCCAGCAGGGCGGGAGAATCAGGGCAGCACAGTGGGCCCCAGAAGAGCCCCAAGACATGCTCAAACTGCCCGATGACATTGGTGTCGCCGAATTTGGGCTCGCCGCGTTGGAAGTACAGCGTTGTCAGGCACACCTGCTTGCCATCGGTCCACGCCACGCCGTGCACAGGGTGGATTGCCTGGTGCAGCGTGTTGATGCCGGTCCGTAGCAGCTTGGCCTTGCCCAGGGACATCTCAGCAACAAACCGGCAAAACAATCCGAGCGGCCGGGAGCTCCTCACCCTGCAGATTAGAAGTGGCAAAGGCTCTCTCTTGGGATTTCCTTCCAAGTAGGCACCTTAATCTGCTCTCCTAATAGCCGATTAAAGCACAGCGACCTCGACACGACACTCAGGACCTTTCAGGACCCAAGGCCGCTGACGTCGCTCACTTAATCAGATGTGGGGGATGAGACAGTCTCTTTCTCAGGGCCCCAATGGAGTTGCTAAGAGAGTGAGCCAAGGGTTGAAAAAATTGAGACAATTTGGATCCATTGTGTTTTTCTTGTTAATGCGTTGCTGATCTAGTGGTATCGGGTTGTGATAGTTGAGTGATGATTTGGGTTTCCGATACAAAATGTGTGTttcaaaaatgatttgttttgaaagaaTGTTTGATTCAAGATAAAAAGTTTTCATCACAATTGCAAGTACGCATTAAGTTACGGTAATAGTTATCGGCTTGAAGTTAAACATATGTAATAGTACTCGGTCTAAAAAAAAGTGATAGTACTCGCGCATCCCTAATATATCTAAAAAAAACGATAGTACCCACGCATCCCTCGTGGATCTGTGTGCTTTAACTTAATGTTTAGATAGCATAGACTGAAacagacttaaaaaaaacacctacTTTGTTGAGTAAAGCTTTGTGGAGCACttaatattttgatattttcatGGATAACTTTACATTTTGCCGGGTAACTAACGCCGCAACGTCAATGTTTACTAGCTTTTAACCCGGAAGAGATTCCCGGGACCCTCCGGAGAAGTGCATCATGGGAAACGTAGTTTAGTTGCACTTCAGGCTCGTTTTTACTGTATTTCTTTGTTTAAAAGTAGCGTTTGCTCGCGAATACCTACTGAAAGCACTTCAATTGATCAGTTGTACACGCAGCAGTTGACATCTTATCTCAAACAACAACTCCAAATCCACAATAAGCAACCACCACGTTGTTCAGTCAGTACTCTGCATCGCCACAGTGtggcgccgccatcttgtgacAGGCCATCAGACAGTAGAAGTCCAAAAACCTGCTAGCTCGCTTCTCTCGTATCTCGGCTGGGAGGCTCTCGGCTGCAGTCGGGTGAAGACTGCATGCTGTCCTTCAGCGAACACCGAGCTGTAACTGTAGCGGCCATACGGGGAAACGATCGCATTGGAAGGATTTATGCTCCACTGCTGACAGTCGACAACGTATTGCAGAACCATGGGCGTGGAAGTCGAGACAATATCTCCCGGTGATGGTGAGTTGAGTCCCCGGGGGGACTTGGCAGCGCCCCCACACCCCTGGCCCGAAACTAATATTATTACTTAATTATTTACATATTATTATTGGCCTTATTTGTGCTGGATAGTTTCAGATCTCCCCCAAAATCCAACgaaatatagttttttttttaattaaggaaAATAGCACGTTACAATTTTGGACTCTTTAAAAACGGAATAATGATGTACATAAATAGGATGTAAAGAATTACAGTAATCATTTTGTGCATCATTTTTTGCTTCAATTAAATTCATTCCTTCTGGTGTGCATACAGGGGCAttgaaatgggggggggggggctcatgtGAGTCTTAGGTTAAACTGTGATTTAATGGAGGGACTCATGTAATATGAACTCATCTGTATTTGTGTCCCACAGGAAGCACATTTCCAAAGAAGG encodes:
- the wdcp gene encoding WD repeat and coiled-coil-containing protein, encoding MSLGKAKLLRTGINTLHQAIHPVHGVAWTDGKQVCLTTLYFQRGEPKFGDTNVIGQFEHVLGLFWGPLCCPDSPALLAVQHKKHVSVWQLQLSALEHNKLLCTQTCEMSEPFPLLAQGCVWHPKLDILALLTKRDASVLFAVRVDNRRTKANIKGSGLIHCACWTKDGTRLVVAIGTSLHSYIWNDIHKSLVACSFCPIFDVGGYICAIEATGDSQVAVATELPLEKLCGLNAGMAFEVEPSRVQTPENDLCHDSRRLSFDLSDRPHTPTSGPLDLTHLLARHRRSDPCPLIHLKRKDGVTGSGQDSSHLVLITYDRKVVTTRKVSIPGILVPDLVAFDPRASTVAVASNTCNMVLVYHITASAMPNIHQISLQATDRLKGVCFLSDKVLLMMVGQQKSIDPAFLPSSNTEKYILRLVTKKLDGEGAPPLLNAEPTSNLSRIRSQSEHLPKEDRELLGMKDLVLPGAGILPRSPRNRRRMVEEVRSPEPSPVASSVDFSSSSERTSSIMVENLDVSHMALAGQTSRDSSRAGSPRPEVVPEPTVPPPGGSSRERALEHLVSNMERLFTRFADVQQCLGEIREYTQNGKKVSSSYPAAAEPPYLNVTCQKQLSENVFIDERRPMLLCDGKLRLRALQELFNLTVVEMLHGPLWIVLVADSEGFVPLTFKPKDELTVRNGKRKSTLRTPGSPETSCPSSPAPCHNPDTTTTDATT